From Acidobacteriota bacterium:
GCTTGCCGCCGATGGGCGAATCCAGGCTGGTGCAAGGCGGGCGTGCGGCTCTTCCCTTCTTTTCATCCCTCTTCTCCGCCGCGCCCCAGGAGAGGCTTTCCGCCCGGCGCTTGCAGGTCGAAGCCCGCAAGGCCATCTGGTGGAGCAAGTTCTACCAGACCCTCTTGATCTTTCTCATCTTCACCCTGTGGGGCATCTGGTTTTTCTGGGATGACTTCGTGGGAGATTTCCAGCAGTTCGCTCAGATCTTTTTCTGGGCCTTCGGTCTCGACATCACCGTCGACCGTCTGCTGGAAGCCACCAGGGAGAAGCCCGGCAAAGGCTTCGCCCAATAGTTCTCAGGCAGGCGGCTGTTGAGCGGGGGCAGGACGATTGGAGCCGCTGAAGATGCGCTTGAAGAAGCGGAAGAGCAGGTAGATGACGGCGGCTGCCGCCAGCACGATGATCAATCCCACCACCAGGGCGACGTAGGGATAGCTTGAAACCAGATAGAGCAATCCCAGGCTGAGAGCGTCCTCGCCGAAACTGAGCACCCAGTTGGAGACAGGCTCGGGAGAGGCGTTGACGGCCGCCCGCGTGGAGGCTTTGGCGCCGTGGGTGGTAAAGGAGACGGCCCCGCCCAGCAGGGCCGCCACAATGAGGTATTCCTGCGGCATATCGGTGAAGGATGAAGCCGCCAAGTAGGCGCCGGCAGGTACACGGATAAAGGTGTGCACCGTGTCCCATACGTTGTCGACGTAGGGAATCTTGTCGGCGAAGAACTCCACCAGAAAGAGGACGCC
This genomic window contains:
- a CDS encoding DUF4126 domain-containing protein — encoded protein: MDIMHIALALGSSVTAGINLYLTILSLGAMHRLEWLTLPESMEVVANPWVMITAGVLFLVEFFADKIPYVDNVWDTVHTFIRVPAGAYLAASSFTDMPQEYLIVAALLGGAVSFTTHGAKASTRAAVNASPEPVSNWVLSFGEDALSLGLLYLVSSYPYVALVVGLIIVLAAAAVIYLLFRFFKRIFSGSNRPAPAQQPPA